From the Candidatus Desulfatibia profunda genome, the window GCAGCACCTCCATAGTTACCGCGTGTTCTCCAGTCAATACCCGGCTCGTTCGCCAGAAGCTCGCCAACGCTCTTGGCCGTGGATTCCTGGATATCCGTTTTATCCATGACGATCATGGAATTGGGGATATCTTTGCGCTTTTCTTTGGTTTTGGTGGCGGTCACCACGACTTCATCCATTGTTGTTATCGATTGATCGTTTCTTTTTTCATCTTCTGCCTGTAAAAAACCCGGGAAAATCCAGACAGCAACTAGCACAAATAAAACCGCATACTTTTTCATTTCTGTTCCCCCTTCCCACAAAATGTTATCCATTTGGGTCCGAGGCAAAAAAAAACCCGGACCGAATTAAATCGACCCGGGGATTTCCCTTTTTTATCCTCAAGATCTGGCGGCGAATCTCAGCCACGATGATTTCACCTTTTTATTCAGACAGGTCTTCTGACTCTCGAATCATCCTACTTGCCGCGCCTTCCCATTTGCCTATGTGGTCAACAGTGGCTTATGGCGGCTTTCGTCCTCGATTACAGCGGCGGGCCCGCCCCCGAATTACACGGGGTTCCCTTTTAAGCTCACAATGAGCATCTGAATAAATTTTAACCTGGAGCCTATGTAATGGAAATTAAACCTTCACGTCAAGAAAAATTTTTGTTACTCGTAACTGTTCAGCCGCTAAGAAACAAAGGCACGCACAAGAGAAATAAATTTTATTATAATCTTAGTGCCTTAGTGTCTTTGTGGCTATTTTTTTTATTCTTTGTCGGATACACCGGCTTCGGCAAACGTTAGAACTTCTGTAAAAACACGAACCGCTCCTTGTATGACACTCATGGCCAAAGCCCCGCCGGTGCCTTCGCCCAGACGCATCCCCAGATCAAGAATCGGCTCAAGTTTGAGATACTCCAGCATAATTCTGTGTCCAGGCTCTTCCGAGCAGTGTCCGGCAAACAGATAATCGGTCGCTGTTGGGCAAAGAGCATGGGCCACCAAAGCTCCGGCTGTGGAAATAAAGCCGTCGATGACCACGGGACGGCGAAAGTAGGCTCCGGCCAGCACACAACCGGCAATGCCGCCGATTTCGAAACCGCCGATTTTCGAAAGCACATCAAGGCCGTCCCTGCGATCAGGCTGATTGACCTCAATTCCGCGACGCACAGTCTCCCGTTTTTTTTGGAGACCTTGGTCATCTATGCCGGTACCGCGGCCGACCATATCCTCAAGGCTTGTACCGGTGATCACGCTTCCGATAGCCGCTGAAGGGGTGGTGTTTCCAATGCCCATATCTCCGGTTCCCAGGATTTCAATTCCATTTTGAAAAAGATCGGCAGCCAGTTGAACCCCGGTCATGATCGATTTCTCGGCTGCTTCCCGTGACATGGCCGGTCCCCTTGCCAGATTTGCCGTACCTTTGGCTACCTTGCGGTTCAAAAACCGACTGTCTGCATCTTCAGATTCCTCTTTCAGATCTGCGATCATACCCATATCCACCACCCAGACTTCGGCGCCCACATGCCTGGAAATGGCGTTGATCCCGGCTCCGCCCCTTAAAAACGTCCGGACCATTTCTCCGGTGACCTCCTGGGGATAGGCACTGACACCCTCGGCCACCACGCCGTGGTCACCGGCCATTACCAGGACGGCTTTGCGATCTATCCGGGGTTTCAGGGTTTTGAGAAGGCCGCACAACCGTTCCGAAATTTCATGAAGTCTACCCAGGGCTCGGGTCGGCATTACCAGTTGCAGCGTTCGTTCACGGGCTTTGGCGATCCATTCATTATCCAAGGGTTTTATTTTTTTAATAATTTCCGGCAGGCTCATA encodes:
- the cobT gene encoding nicotinate-nucleotide--dimethylbenzimidazole phosphoribosyltransferase, translated to MSLPEIIKKIKPLDNEWIAKARERTLQLVMPTRALGRLHEISERLCGLLKTLKPRIDRKAVLVMAGDHGVVAEGVSAYPQEVTGEMVRTFLRGGAGINAISRHVGAEVWVVDMGMIADLKEESEDADSRFLNRKVAKGTANLARGPAMSREAAEKSIMTGVQLAADLFQNGIEILGTGDMGIGNTTPSAAIGSVITGTSLEDMVGRGTGIDDQGLQKKRETVRRGIEVNQPDRRDGLDVLSKIGGFEIGGIAGCVLAGAYFRRPVVIDGFISTAGALVAHALCPTATDYLFAGHCSEEPGHRIMLEYLKLEPILDLGMRLGEGTGGALAMSVIQGAVRVFTEVLTFAEAGVSDKE